The Sphingobium sp. JS3065 genome includes a region encoding these proteins:
- a CDS encoding lipopolysaccharide biosynthesis protein — protein MAYDMKGVLAARALPMLRGRFGGFLVKGTRGRLIAVGHLLSGNFLNALIMLVSVAMAARSLGPATYGVMVLVLSYNRVVERILRFESWQPLIRFAVEEESKGSPRRLQRLYCYGLMLDMGAAAVAAASAIGLALLFGPLFGLQPLHLELVAIYSVATLFNVAGVPTAALRLSGQFKMLAYAQVAGNVLRILLAFVCMVTDAGVIGFMAAWTVSQALGSALVFWVGFRALRQMGIPNPFHARLKGLVKDFPGFFGFACSTNLSLTLRVITTEADSLFVGAVAGSSAAAVYYLAKRIAKVATQVGAQVQAVVYPDVARMWANGNVRNFRAATLQVQGALAAVGFAMLAGAWAFGPLLIRVGPGAAYSETYILLLTQLVAVMLMLHAAPSRSAMLAMNQSWKVLAISGFGTALFVAVAAYAVPRYGAIGGNIAHVLLGLVTAVLLDVSWLRRARVRPGTA, from the coding sequence ATGGCATATGATATGAAGGGCGTGCTGGCCGCACGCGCCTTGCCGATGCTGCGCGGCCGGTTCGGTGGCTTCCTGGTCAAGGGAACCCGCGGCCGGCTGATCGCGGTGGGACATTTACTGTCGGGCAATTTCCTGAACGCGCTGATCATGCTGGTCAGCGTGGCGATGGCGGCCCGATCCCTGGGACCGGCGACCTATGGCGTCATGGTGCTGGTCCTGTCCTATAATCGCGTGGTGGAGCGCATCCTGCGCTTCGAATCCTGGCAGCCGCTGATCCGCTTCGCCGTGGAGGAAGAATCGAAGGGTTCGCCCCGGCGCCTGCAGCGGCTTTACTGTTACGGCCTGATGCTGGACATGGGCGCGGCGGCGGTGGCCGCCGCCAGCGCGATCGGCCTGGCATTGCTGTTCGGGCCGCTCTTCGGCCTTCAGCCCCTGCATCTGGAACTGGTGGCGATCTATTCGGTCGCGACCCTGTTCAACGTCGCGGGCGTGCCGACGGCCGCATTGCGCCTGTCCGGCCAGTTCAAGATGCTGGCCTATGCGCAGGTCGCGGGCAATGTGTTGCGCATCCTGCTCGCCTTTGTCTGCATGGTGACGGATGCGGGCGTGATCGGCTTCATGGCGGCGTGGACGGTTTCCCAGGCGCTGGGATCGGCGCTGGTCTTCTGGGTCGGATTCCGCGCCCTGCGGCAGATGGGGATACCCAATCCGTTCCATGCCCGGCTGAAAGGGCTGGTGAAGGATTTCCCTGGCTTCTTCGGCTTCGCCTGCTCGACCAACCTGTCGCTGACCCTGCGCGTCATCACCACGGAGGCGGACTCGCTGTTCGTCGGCGCGGTGGCGGGCAGTTCGGCGGCGGCAGTCTATTATCTCGCCAAGCGGATCGCCAAGGTAGCGACCCAGGTCGGCGCGCAGGTGCAGGCCGTCGTCTATCCGGACGTCGCGCGGATGTGGGCGAACGGAAATGTCCGCAATTTCCGCGCCGCCACGCTGCAGGTGCAGGGGGCGCTGGCGGCGGTGGGCTTCGCCATGCTGGCGGGGGCCTGGGCATTCGGGCCGCTGCTCATTCGGGTGGGTCCGGGCGCGGCCTATTCGGAAACCTATATCCTGCTGCTGACCCAGTTGGTGGCGGTGATGCTGATGCTGCACGCCGCCCCGTCGCGGTCGGCCATGCTGGCGATGAACCAGAGCTGGAAAGTGCTGGCGATCTCCGGCTTCGGCACGGCGCTGTTCGTGGCGGTCGCGGCCTATGCCGTGCCGCGCTATGGCGCGATCGGCGGAAATATCGCGCATGTCCTGTTGGGCCTGGTGACCGCCGTGCTGCTGGACGTAAGCTGGCTCAGGCGGGCCAGGGTCCGGCCAGGGACGGCCTAA
- a CDS encoding response regulator transcription factor translates to MSGPPPSQEASSPPIRFESVIVEEDAPRLNLLILDGSSLRRACIAVALETPDTRILQQSSLIRPETGELPDIVLFQTGDSELESDALPSQIVQAKRLWPAAAVLVVADHGDEALMQTAIAAGAQALLRSSTDIATMRRVLLLLKEGLAIYPASLAAILQARLPGAPDSLGERVAAAVDKFKLLTKRQRDVLRLLAQGASNKDIAQQLNISESTVKVHVRAIMAVNGASNRTQIVAHLLKGAGGGD, encoded by the coding sequence ATGAGCGGCCCGCCGCCATCGCAGGAGGCGTCTTCGCCTCCTATTCGTTTCGAAAGCGTAATAGTGGAAGAGGATGCCCCCCGCCTCAATCTGTTGATCCTCGACGGGAGTTCGCTTCGCCGGGCCTGCATCGCCGTCGCGCTGGAGACGCCGGACACCCGGATATTGCAGCAATCGAGCCTGATCCGGCCGGAAACCGGCGAGCTGCCCGACATTGTGCTGTTCCAGACCGGCGATTCCGAACTGGAAAGCGACGCTCTGCCGTCGCAGATCGTCCAGGCGAAGCGGCTATGGCCCGCCGCCGCGGTCCTGGTGGTCGCCGACCATGGCGATGAAGCGCTGATGCAGACGGCGATCGCGGCGGGCGCGCAGGCCTTGCTGCGCTCCAGCACCGATATCGCCACCATGCGGCGCGTGCTCCTCCTGCTCAAGGAGGGGTTGGCTATCTATCCGGCGTCTCTCGCCGCGATTTTGCAGGCGCGCCTGCCCGGCGCGCCGGACAGCCTTGGCGAACGGGTCGCGGCGGCCGTGGACAAATTCAAATTGCTGACCAAGCGGCAACGCGATGTGTTGCGTCTGCTCGCGCAGGGGGCCTCCAACAAGGATATCGCCCAGCAGTTGAACATCAGCGAAAGCACGGTCAAGGTCCATGTGCGGGCGATCATGGCGGTCAACGGCGCTTCCAACCGCACGCAGATCGTCGCGCATCTGTTGAAAGGGGCCGGCGGCGGGGATTAG
- a CDS encoding GumC family protein: protein MASAQLTLIDGVAPGGGAEKPRDLSFELQQMSARQIWFLLRRHMKLVAAIVISCVAVVLIVQLQLPNRYEATATVQVELNDSTGSNQADATRNQQRVANEARMYRSQALAEQVVRDLNLNRNPAFTHNVPMTVQQAAAQLAKTTRVASSTDSDFIDITVQSRKAELASRIANRFVDSLRKMRSQRRQTWRDGLSVALDKETARLAHEVELAERAVADFRRKHLMPMGAGSAEDYQQMNRIAVEAASTAAMSSAMHAQAAGVSRAASMRTVAGATSPALDNLQKQYDDLFRQRSEISVQMGANHPQMQALSAQIAQVSKALVQERAAVVATQQTKNATDAGRERALALAEASAASARAGQLQSKLNAITGAAFRNNANLVDLSILDRRAEVARQAYLTTAQRAQTVQSELQTTGVNSALVSAAAVPLQPVAPAPKKMALAAFVGSSVLAFLIVLGIEMFDNRLRSGDQLRRLFGLRTLAMLPKLEESIGATIEENPVSTQPQSLFAEVARNLASEIEELPHQGASQRVLVTSPLPGDGKSSVALTLAAAAASMGRRAIVVDLDLRRPGPSILRSIQDGADTPDLIEVLTYAAESRRLIAQPERHVEHDAAEGAAPTALMPVVLSTREQIRNPAAVVQGWQVARLLDDLRDRFDLIVINAPAILAVRDARTLSSLADSTLMVVRWGHTTVEQLRASLQMVNNQVVGAVFNQVDYEDHARRGYGDAVQFYMGSAAYYSDGFPARQSWADRVRHAFTRKAA, encoded by the coding sequence ATGGCGTCCGCACAGTTGACACTGATCGATGGCGTCGCGCCGGGCGGCGGCGCGGAAAAGCCGCGCGACCTGTCCTTCGAACTGCAACAGATGTCGGCGCGTCAGATATGGTTCCTGCTGCGGCGGCACATGAAGCTGGTGGCGGCCATCGTCATCAGTTGCGTGGCGGTGGTGCTGATCGTCCAGTTGCAACTGCCCAACCGTTATGAAGCGACCGCGACGGTGCAGGTGGAACTGAACGATTCCACCGGTTCCAACCAGGCCGACGCCACCCGAAACCAGCAGCGCGTCGCCAATGAGGCGCGCATGTACCGGTCGCAGGCGTTGGCCGAACAAGTGGTGCGCGACCTCAATCTCAACCGCAATCCGGCCTTCACCCATAATGTGCCGATGACGGTGCAGCAGGCGGCGGCGCAACTCGCCAAGACCACCCGCGTCGCCAGTTCCACCGATTCCGACTTCATCGACATCACCGTCCAGTCGCGCAAGGCGGAACTGGCCTCCCGCATTGCCAACCGCTTCGTCGACAGCCTGCGCAAGATGCGCTCGCAACGCCGCCAGACCTGGCGCGACGGCCTCAGCGTCGCGCTCGACAAGGAAACCGCCCGCCTCGCCCATGAGGTGGAACTGGCCGAGCGCGCCGTCGCCGATTTCCGCCGCAAGCATCTGATGCCCATGGGGGCTGGCAGCGCGGAGGATTATCAGCAGATGAACCGCATCGCCGTGGAGGCCGCCTCCACCGCCGCGATGAGCAGCGCGATGCACGCGCAGGCCGCCGGCGTCAGCCGCGCCGCCAGCATGCGCACGGTCGCGGGGGCGACCTCCCCCGCGCTCGACAATCTGCAGAAGCAATATGACGACCTGTTCCGCCAGCGCTCCGAAATCTCCGTCCAGATGGGGGCGAACCATCCGCAGATGCAGGCCCTCTCCGCGCAGATCGCGCAGGTGAGCAAGGCGCTCGTCCAGGAACGCGCCGCCGTCGTCGCGACCCAGCAGACGAAGAATGCCACCGATGCCGGGCGCGAACGGGCGCTGGCGCTGGCGGAGGCGAGCGCCGCCTCGGCCCGTGCGGGGCAACTTCAGTCGAAGCTCAACGCGATCACCGGGGCGGCCTTCCGCAACAACGCCAACCTGGTCGACCTTTCCATCCTCGACCGGCGGGCGGAGGTGGCGCGCCAAGCCTATCTCACCACCGCGCAGCGCGCTCAGACGGTGCAGTCCGAATTGCAGACCACCGGCGTCAATTCGGCCTTAGTGTCCGCCGCCGCCGTGCCGCTCCAGCCGGTGGCGCCCGCGCCCAAGAAAATGGCGCTGGCCGCCTTCGTCGGTTCTTCGGTGCTGGCTTTCCTGATCGTGCTGGGGATCGAGATGTTCGACAACCGGCTGCGCAGCGGGGACCAGCTCCGCCGCCTCTTCGGCCTGCGGACGCTGGCGATGTTGCCGAAGCTGGAGGAATCGATCGGCGCCACGATCGAGGAAAATCCGGTGTCCACCCAGCCGCAATCGCTGTTCGCCGAAGTCGCCCGCAACCTGGCCAGCGAGATCGAAGAACTGCCGCACCAGGGCGCCAGCCAGCGGGTGTTGGTGACGTCACCGCTGCCCGGCGACGGCAAGTCCAGCGTCGCGCTGACGCTGGCGGCGGCCGCCGCCTCCATGGGTCGCCGCGCCATCGTGGTCGATCTGGACCTGCGCCGCCCCGGACCCAGCATATTGCGCTCGATCCAGGACGGCGCCGACACGCCGGACCTGATCGAGGTGCTGACCTATGCGGCCGAAAGCCGCAGGCTCATCGCCCAGCCCGAACGCCATGTGGAACATGACGCTGCGGAGGGCGCGGCACCCACCGCCCTGATGCCGGTGGTGCTCAGCACCCGCGAACAGATCCGCAATCCGGCCGCCGTGGTGCAGGGGTGGCAGGTCGCCCGCCTGCTGGACGATCTGCGCGACCGCTTCGACCTGATCGTCATCAACGCCCCCGCCATCCTGGCCGTGCGCGATGCGCGAACCCTCTCTTCCCTGGCCGATTCGACCCTGATGGTCGTGCGCTGGGGGCATACGACTGTCGAACAGTTGCGCGCCTCGCTCCAGATGGTGAACAATCAGGTGGTCGGGGCCGTCTTCAACCAGGTCGATTATGAGGACCATGCCCGTCGCGGCTATGGCGACGCGGTCCAGTTCTACATGGGATCGGCCGCTTATTATTCCGACGGTTTCCCGGCCCGGCAAAGTTGGGCGGACCGGGTCCGTCACGCCTTCACGCGCAAGGCCGCATGA
- a CDS encoding 2OG-Fe(II) oxygenase family protein, whose protein sequence is MIAELAYRNLEPGSLARLFGAGHAAVLVRCPEIVAELWHGLLEDSTEQMPWEAPLIDIARNYHGSGDITSSLGDLFYFQPGRHGYIARKMALSRSDGEGHVTVQPAYFVQGNQQYTPRQALLDQCWAIGGRLMAALAPEGTPFQHFQVVVQRLKYQESAADFARLDALARNSLGRWGRAGCALDERRWQAAGMLSPRGLSDLYGLLADAPGIGRLVRGLNRMALARDRSRDIAPGQRLIEGAHFDYRYFSALCGQRDHMLTQIFADGRWIDLPIDRAALAVFPGSMATQAYGVRHVLHRVLHEERIQPDQAANPRTDDVTLLIGSA, encoded by the coding sequence ATGATCGCGGAACTGGCGTATCGGAATCTGGAACCGGGTTCGCTGGCCCGGCTGTTCGGCGCCGGTCATGCCGCGGTGCTGGTGCGCTGTCCGGAGATCGTAGCCGAACTGTGGCATGGGCTGCTGGAGGATTCGACCGAACAGATGCCGTGGGAAGCGCCGTTGATCGACATTGCGCGCAACTATCATGGCAGCGGCGACATCACCTCCAGCCTGGGCGACCTCTTCTATTTCCAGCCCGGCCGCCATGGCTATATCGCGCGCAAAATGGCCCTGTCGCGCAGCGACGGGGAAGGGCACGTCACCGTGCAGCCGGCTTATTTCGTGCAGGGGAACCAGCAATATACGCCACGCCAGGCGCTGCTGGATCAATGCTGGGCGATTGGCGGGCGATTGATGGCCGCGCTGGCGCCCGAAGGGACGCCGTTCCAGCATTTCCAGGTCGTGGTGCAGCGGCTGAAATATCAGGAAAGCGCCGCCGATTTCGCGCGGCTGGACGCTCTTGCCCGCAATTCGCTGGGGCGGTGGGGACGGGCGGGCTGCGCGCTGGACGAACGGCGGTGGCAGGCGGCGGGGATGCTCAGCCCACGCGGATTGTCCGATCTTTACGGCCTGCTGGCGGACGCGCCCGGCATCGGACGGCTGGTGCGCGGCCTCAACCGCATGGCGCTGGCCCGCGACCGCAGCCGGGACATCGCGCCGGGACAAAGGCTGATCGAGGGCGCGCATTTCGACTATCGTTATTTTTCCGCCCTTTGCGGCCAGCGGGATCATATGCTGACGCAGATCTTCGCCGATGGGCGATGGATCGACCTGCCGATAGATCGCGCCGCGCTGGCGGTTTTTCCCGGCAGCATGGCGACGCAGGCCTATGGCGTGCGGCATGTGCTGCACCGGGTATTGCATGAGGAACGAATCCAGCCGGATCAGGCCGCCAATCCCCGCACGGACGATGTGACGTTGCTGATCGGATCGGCCTGA
- a CDS encoding O-antigen ligase family protein: MTTLASPASLAPAVPIRPDVFAPHEALWDRIARYCLLIAIFLSGWGLLRVGQINLTFSDLFFLISFVISGLRGRLSVTPFRSLTPFWLTGLVMMLGGLFVGSVINGDPLRWVNIALQYTVAFLFIPILLMQQEEKTVRIAPLIFMLGITCSEAIGITASFFLTFNDTLHWLGDGFITGNGRLGSMAGQPNPNGAVVAFSLPMLLYSMRHRLIGGLGGVACLVVLLWGLMLSASFTGFAASLLAIFTTLLLMGVRYILRLGMAVAVAAGLFLASGAPLPKAFQERVGNAVESGDIDQAGTFINRSQLMQEAWSFAEENTIIGMGVDRYRELSAYDNPVHNLFLLIWNEGGAIAFCGLILLLTLICLLAATGLRVSRDKGAMAAAVVLVFLIYTMSYPHMYSRMWVMPVMIALAATYTQRRPARSDAVRLIYARPVGPRQLPEF; this comes from the coding sequence GTGACGACTCTCGCCAGCCCTGCTTCGCTCGCCCCGGCGGTTCCCATCCGGCCGGACGTCTTCGCCCCGCATGAGGCGCTCTGGGACAGGATCGCGCGCTATTGCCTGCTGATCGCGATTTTCCTCAGCGGCTGGGGCCTGCTGCGCGTGGGGCAGATCAACCTCACCTTCTCCGATCTCTTTTTCCTGATCAGCTTCGTGATTTCCGGGCTGCGCGGGCGGCTCAGCGTCACGCCCTTCCGCTCCCTCACCCCCTTCTGGCTCACCGGGCTGGTCATGATGCTGGGGGGGCTGTTCGTCGGATCGGTGATCAACGGCGATCCGCTGCGTTGGGTGAATATCGCCCTGCAATATACGGTCGCCTTCCTCTTCATCCCCATCCTGCTGATGCAGCAGGAGGAAAAGACGGTCCGCATCGCGCCGTTGATCTTCATGCTGGGCATCACCTGTTCGGAGGCGATCGGCATCACCGCCAGCTTCTTCCTCACCTTCAACGACACGCTGCATTGGCTGGGCGACGGGTTCATCACCGGCAATGGACGCCTGGGATCGATGGCGGGCCAGCCCAATCCCAACGGCGCGGTCGTCGCCTTTTCGCTGCCGATGCTGCTCTATTCGATGCGCCACCGGCTGATCGGCGGGCTGGGCGGCGTCGCCTGCCTGGTCGTGCTGCTCTGGGGGCTGATGCTCAGCGCTTCCTTCACCGGGTTCGCCGCGTCCCTGCTGGCGATCTTCACGACGCTGCTGCTGATGGGGGTGCGCTACATATTGCGGCTGGGCATGGCGGTGGCGGTGGCCGCCGGCCTGTTCCTGGCCAGCGGCGCGCCGTTGCCCAAGGCCTTTCAGGAACGAGTCGGCAATGCGGTGGAAAGCGGCGACATCGATCAGGCGGGCACCTTCATCAACCGGTCCCAACTCATGCAGGAGGCCTGGAGCTTTGCCGAGGAAAACACGATCATCGGCATGGGCGTGGACCGCTATCGCGAACTGTCCGCCTATGACAATCCGGTCCATAACCTCTTCCTGCTGATCTGGAACGAAGGGGGCGCCATCGCCTTTTGCGGGCTTATCCTGCTGTTGACGCTGATCTGCCTGCTGGCGGCGACCGGCCTGCGCGTCAGCCGAGACAAGGGCGCGATGGCGGCGGCGGTGGTGCTGGTGTTCCTGATCTACACCATGTCCTATCCCCACATGTATTCCCGCATGTGGGTGATGCCGGTCATGATCGCGTTGGCCGCCACCTATACGCAGCGCCGCCCCGCCCGGTCCGATGCTGTGCGGCTGATCTACGCCAGGCCGGTGGGTCCGCGGCAATTGCCGGAATTTTAG
- a CDS encoding sulfotransferase family protein encodes MTLVTDAILPLHDAETPSIADRTIEAAAPAAGQATIKLIYVAGYGRSGTTLLDIALGEHPAIMGAGEVTTLARHVWDRDEYCACGARVRDCPEWRAIVARWTQGERKGFLAGYRRAQEWTEGLVAPGRWLRWPGWRDHRRSTLKLLRGMAMVSGRPILVDSSKLPGRAFALAAMPGIDLHVVHVVRDGRGVAWSLMKGHRRSVEKGVQRELRPKPLLYTALRWSMVNLAAEMLCRRVGPGRAIRVRYEDFVDDPRREIGRIVALVGEAPHLPAARLAPFEPRHQVAGSRHRMRKSLTIRGDDKWKRDMPGWKRKLFTLLCAPLLRRYGYPLRSGDPS; translated from the coding sequence ATGACCCTGGTGACGGATGCGATCCTGCCCCTGCACGATGCCGAAACGCCCTCGATCGCGGATCGGACCATCGAAGCCGCCGCACCCGCCGCCGGGCAGGCGACGATCAAGCTGATCTATGTGGCGGGCTATGGGCGGAGCGGGACGACCCTGCTGGACATCGCGCTGGGCGAGCATCCGGCGATCATGGGCGCGGGCGAGGTTACGACGCTGGCGCGGCACGTGTGGGACAGGGACGAATATTGCGCCTGCGGGGCGCGGGTGCGGGACTGCCCGGAATGGAGGGCGATCGTGGCGCGCTGGACCCAGGGCGAGCGGAAGGGGTTTCTGGCGGGCTATCGCCGGGCGCAGGAATGGACCGAGGGGCTGGTCGCGCCGGGGCGGTGGTTGCGGTGGCCGGGATGGCGGGATCATCGGCGCAGCACGCTGAAATTGCTGCGCGGCATGGCGATGGTGTCGGGGCGGCCGATATTGGTGGATTCATCGAAGCTGCCGGGGCGCGCCTTCGCGCTGGCGGCGATGCCTGGCATCGACCTGCATGTCGTGCATGTGGTGCGCGACGGGCGCGGAGTCGCCTGGTCGCTGATGAAGGGGCATAGGCGCAGCGTCGAAAAGGGCGTGCAGCGCGAATTGCGGCCAAAGCCGCTGCTTTACACGGCGCTGCGCTGGTCCATGGTGAATCTGGCGGCGGAAATGCTGTGCCGCCGGGTCGGGCCGGGACGCGCCATCCGCGTGCGTTATGAGGATTTCGTGGACGATCCGCGCCGGGAAATTGGGCGGATCGTCGCGCTGGTGGGGGAAGCGCCGCATCTGCCCGCCGCCCGCCTTGCCCCGTTCGAACCACGCCATCAGGTCGCGGGGAGCCGGCACCGGATGCGGAAATCGCTCACCATCCGGGGCGACGACAAATGGAAACGGGACATGCCGGGATGGAAGCGGAAGCTGTTCACCCTTTTGTGCGCGCCCTTGCTGCGCCGTTACGGCTATCCGCTGCGCAGCGGGGATCCGTCATGA
- a CDS encoding pectate lyase family protein, which produces MRWLLVGIIVPVVMAGCSGAGSESRAQPVKGEPAFPGAVGYGAAAKGGRGGRIIAVDTLADSGPGSLRACIDASGPRVCVFRVSGVIRFTSRPPVIAHPWLTIAGQTAPGGGIVITHAGGAEGRTPILIKDSHDIVIRHIRVRNDRTGTHRGSEDSFTIENSRQVIIDHVSASWARDELINGYGDNDWITISNSIFAEGIPKHDKCALLASDPKGPQHLSFIGNICAHNGDRNPDLNFPPGSCAEVINNILYNGQSEFAEIWESFGGVPVSLIGNSFIAGKNTRPDAVGVARNVMGSKGIAKVYLADNRFVGDFVPISPLMEQAKVDKPPCPTTIAAEPADAAYEAVLEEAGAFPRDPFDRRIVHQVRERKGHIVKQPGLIDEPAPGAPYPDADGDGMDDRWEAQHGGDPRKADPWGDGDRDGVANLDQFLDQRSRELMDGSAG; this is translated from the coding sequence ATGAGGTGGCTGCTGGTCGGGATCATAGTGCCCGTCGTCATGGCGGGCTGTTCGGGCGCAGGCAGCGAGTCGCGGGCGCAGCCGGTGAAGGGCGAACCCGCCTTTCCGGGCGCGGTGGGCTATGGCGCGGCGGCCAAGGGCGGGCGCGGCGGGCGGATCATCGCCGTCGATACGCTGGCCGACAGCGGGCCGGGCAGCTTGCGCGCCTGCATCGACGCCTCCGGACCGCGGGTGTGCGTGTTCCGGGTGAGCGGGGTGATCCGCTTCACCAGCCGTCCACCGGTGATCGCCCATCCCTGGCTGACCATCGCCGGGCAGACCGCGCCGGGCGGGGGGATCGTCATCACCCATGCGGGGGGCGCGGAAGGGCGCACGCCGATCCTGATCAAGGACAGCCACGACATCGTCATCCGCCACATCCGCGTGCGCAACGACCGCACCGGCACGCATCGCGGGTCGGAGGACAGCTTCACCATCGAAAACAGCCGCCAGGTCATCATCGACCATGTCAGCGCAAGCTGGGCGCGGGACGAGCTGATCAACGGCTATGGCGACAATGACTGGATCACGATCAGCAACAGCATCTTCGCGGAGGGGATACCCAAGCATGACAAATGCGCGCTGCTGGCGAGCGATCCCAAGGGGCCGCAGCATCTGAGCTTCATCGGCAATATCTGCGCCCATAATGGCGACCGCAACCCGGACCTGAACTTTCCGCCCGGTTCCTGCGCGGAAGTGATCAACAACATCCTCTATAACGGCCAGTCGGAATTCGCCGAGATCTGGGAGAGTTTCGGCGGCGTGCCCGTCTCGCTGATCGGCAACAGCTTCATCGCGGGGAAGAACACCCGGCCCGACGCGGTCGGCGTGGCGCGCAACGTCATGGGGTCGAAGGGAATCGCCAAAGTCTATCTGGCCGACAACCGCTTCGTCGGCGATTTCGTCCCTATCTCCCCGCTGATGGAGCAGGCGAAGGTGGACAAGCCCCCCTGCCCCACCACCATCGCGGCGGAACCGGCGGACGCGGCCTATGAAGCGGTGCTGGAAGAAGCGGGCGCTTTCCCCCGCGACCCGTTCGACCGGCGGATCGTCCATCAGGTGCGCGAGCGCAAGGGCCATATCGTCAAGCAGCCCGGCCTTATAGACGAACCCGCGCCCGGCGCGCCCTATCCCGACGCGGACGGCGACGGCATGGACGACAGATGGGAGGCGCAGCATGGCGGCGACCCGCGCAAGGCCGATCCCTGGGGCGATGGAGATCGGGACGGCGTGGCCAATCTCGACCAATTTCTCGATCAGCGCTCCCGCGAATTGATGGATGGGAGTGCGGGATGA
- a CDS encoding glycosyltransferase family 4 protein has translation MNAPLPRLKPEDAVKDNRLRICFPFSGDSIGGSHISVRGLVEHLDPALYRPIVVTEVPGGMIANFFAAHEPLDDPAARGLFVPGEAFTLRKFGRTLTGVLPRMRFLRRNRIDIVHVNDGRSSANWALAARLAGAKLIWHHRGDPRALGLRLLAPALAHRVLTVSSFALPPEGLWSARSRASVVHSPFDTGLEVDRASARDALVRELGVTPDTLLLGYFGAFVPRKRPLLFVDMIARLRAMTARPVMGLMFGAARLPTMDVALRRRILDRSVEDQVRLMGYRTPGPFWIAACDQLVVPAVGEPFGRTLVEAMLVGTPIVAARSGGNIEALEGGAGILVEPDDADALARACEGLDDARPMALAAQADARRRFSEAAHAAQVSAIYEALRPCAAE, from the coding sequence ATGAACGCGCCCCTGCCCCGGCTGAAACCCGAAGATGCGGTGAAGGACAATCGCCTGCGCATCTGCTTTCCCTTTTCCGGCGACAGCATCGGCGGCAGCCATATTTCGGTGCGCGGGCTGGTGGAGCATCTCGACCCGGCGCTCTACCGGCCGATCGTCGTGACCGAAGTGCCCGGCGGCATGATCGCCAATTTCTTCGCGGCGCATGAACCGTTGGACGATCCCGCCGCCCGCGGCCTGTTCGTGCCGGGCGAGGCCTTTACCCTGCGGAAATTCGGGCGGACGCTGACCGGCGTGCTGCCCCGCATGCGCTTCCTGCGGCGCAACCGGATCGACATCGTCCATGTCAATGACGGGCGGAGCAGCGCCAATTGGGCGCTGGCGGCGCGGCTGGCCGGGGCGAAGCTGATCTGGCACCATCGCGGCGACCCCCGGGCGCTGGGCCTGCGCCTGCTGGCCCCCGCCCTCGCCCATCGGGTGCTGACGGTGTCGTCCTTCGCGCTGCCGCCTGAGGGGCTATGGTCGGCGCGGAGCCGGGCTTCGGTGGTGCACAGTCCCTTCGACACCGGACTGGAGGTGGACCGGGCCAGCGCCCGCGACGCGCTGGTCCGCGAATTGGGGGTCACGCCGGACACGCTGCTGCTGGGCTATTTCGGCGCCTTCGTGCCGAGGAAGCGGCCCTTGCTGTTCGTCGACATGATCGCGCGGTTGCGGGCGATGACCGCGCGCCCGGTCATGGGGCTGATGTTCGGCGCGGCGCGCCTGCCCACCATGGACGTCGCCCTGCGCAGGCGAATCCTGGACAGGAGCGTGGAGGATCAGGTGAGGTTGATGGGCTATCGCACGCCCGGTCCCTTCTGGATCGCGGCCTGCGACCAGCTTGTCGTGCCCGCCGTGGGAGAGCCGTTCGGGCGGACCCTGGTGGAGGCGATGCTGGTCGGCACGCCGATCGTCGCGGCGCGATCCGGCGGCAATATCGAGGCGCTGGAGGGGGGAGCCGGAATATTGGTCGAACCGGACGATGCAGACGCTTTGGCGCGGGCTTGCGAAGGCCTGGACGACGCCCGTCCGATGGCGCTGGCGGCGCAGGCCGATGCGCGCCGCCGCTTCAGCGAAGCCGCCCATGCCGCCCAGGTCAGCGCCATCTACGAAGCGCTGCGGCCATGTGCTGCCGAGTAA